In Chitinophaga oryzae, the sequence GGCGGCGTCCATCATATCACCCAGCGGCAGGCTGATGGCATCTTTAATATGTCCGTTGGCGTATTCTACCGGCTTGCGTACGTCCACGATCACGAGGTTTTCATCATGCGGTACGTCCATGGCCAGTTCATCTGCCTCCACGGTGATGATCATGTCTCTTTCCTCACCGGCTGCTTCCCAGGCCGGGAAACCGCCTTCGAGGTAACCCGCTACGTTTTCAAAACCTACGCGGGCCATTCTTACCACCGTTTCTTCTTCTTTGCCCGGTGTGGTGACCAGGATGATTTCCTGGTCGAAAGGCAACAGGCTGCCGGCCCATTCTGCGAAACGGCCTTCCAGTCCGATACTGATGGATTCAGGCACAAAGCCGTCGCCAAATTCCGTAGCCGGACGGGTGTCGAGGATCAGGGCGCCTGCAGCACGTTTTTCTTTCAGCGCAGCCGGAGAAAGCGGTTGCAGCGCTTTGTTCATCACGGCCTGCAGCGCGTCATAACCTTCTTTGTTGATTTTTGCGTTGATCGGGAAATAAGAAGGCGGTGTGGATAAGCCACTGGTCACTTCCTGGATGAACTGTGCCTTGTCGGTGGCCAGCAGTGCATAGTTGGTGCTCTTTTCTTCTCCGATGGTGCTATAGGTGTTCGGACCAAGGTTTTTGCCACAGGCAGACCCGGGACCGTGCGCCGGATATACGATCACGTTATCAGGCAGCGTTTTGATCCGGTTGTTCAGTGAATCAAACAGGAAACCGGCCAGTTCTTCTTTGGTGAGATTGCCGCTGAACAGGTCCGGACGGCCAACATCGCCTACAAACAGCGTATCTCCTGTAAAAACAGCGTGCGGCGCTTTGTTGGCGTCGAGCAGGAGGTAACAGGTGGATTCCAGTGTATGCCCCGGCGTATGTAACACCTTAATGGTCACATCGCCAATGGCGAATTCTTCATTATCTTTTGCCACGTAGGCGTCGAAGCCGGTTTCAGCGTCCGGGCCGAACACGATCTGCGCACCGGTAGCTTTCGCCAGTTCCAGGTGCCCCGACACGAAGTCTGCGTGGAAATGGGTTTCGAAAATGTATTTGATAGTGGCATTGCGCTCCCTGGCAAGGTCCAGGTATACATCGATATCCCTCAGCGGGTCTATCACCACGGCCACTCCTCCTGATTCAATGAAGTATGCCGCTTCTGACAGGCAATTGGTGTATAATTGTTTTACGTACATGGATTGGCTTTTTGATTTGATTGGTTTTTGTAATCCGCAAATTTACAAATAAATCACCCCCCGCACGTATGGATAAAATCTATACTAAAATAAAAAAGTAGCCTTCCGGCTACTTTTTACAATAATTCAATTCCGTATTTAAAAATGGCTAATA encodes:
- a CDS encoding MBL fold metallo-hydrolase, yielding MYVKQLYTNCLSEAAYFIESGGVAVVIDPLRDIDVYLDLARERNATIKYIFETHFHADFVSGHLELAKATGAQIVFGPDAETGFDAYVAKDNEEFAIGDVTIKVLHTPGHTLESTCYLLLDANKAPHAVFTGDTLFVGDVGRPDLFSGNLTKEELAGFLFDSLNNRIKTLPDNVIVYPAHGPGSACGKNLGPNTYSTIGEEKSTNYALLATDKAQFIQEVTSGLSTPPSYFPINAKINKEGYDALQAVMNKALQPLSPAALKEKRAAGALILDTRPATEFGDGFVPESISIGLEGRFAEWAGSLLPFDQEIILVTTPGKEEETVVRMARVGFENVAGYLEGGFPAWEAAGEERDMIITVEADELAMDVPHDENLVIVDVRKPVEYANGHIKDAISLPLGDMMDAANLANLEEHLNLYVHCQGGYRSIIACSILKKEGIHNLRNVEGGFAKMKDEKGLEVVQEKNVLN